One genomic window of Solanum stenotomum isolate F172 chromosome 9, ASM1918654v1, whole genome shotgun sequence includes the following:
- the LOC125876367 gene encoding probable protein phosphatase 2C 27 — MCIQDSEQVNEGMENLDISNTDDNFKNQSLHSEAEFQHTQNENCGNITSSSPSVMRNSFPLESISEDTTFADRKQILLSNFLPVLRSGDWSDIGGRLDMEDTYICIADLAKNFGLNILGEDAISFYGVFDGHGGKGASQFVRDYLPKIIVEDADFPLELEKVVTRSFVETDAAFAKSCSVDSALSSGTTALTAMIFGRSLLVANAGDCRAVVSRGGLAIEMSKDHRPCCVTERTRIESVGGFVDDGYLNGQLGVSRALGNWHIKGLKEVEKGGPLSAEPELKLLTLTKEDEFLIIGSDGIWDVFRSQNAVDFARRRLQEHNNVKRCCKEIVDEAKKRGAIDNLTVVMVCFHSEPPPPVIFQRSRIRKSISAEGLANLRSLLED, encoded by the exons ATGTGCATTCAAGATTCAGAGCAAGTGAATGAGGGTATGGAGAATTTAGACATTTCCAACACTGATGACAATTTCAAGAACCAATCTTTACATTCTGAAGCTGAATTTCAACATACCCAAAATGAGAATTGTGGAAATATTACTTCTTCTAGTCCTTCTGTCATGAGAAACTCATTCCCA CTGGAAAGTATTTCAGAAGACACAACTTTTGCAGATCGGAAACAAATACTGTTAAGTAACTTCCTCCCAGTCCTTAGGTCAGGAGATTGGTCCGATATTGGAGGTCGCCTTGACATGGAAGACACTTACATCTGTATTGCGGACCTAGCTAAGAATTTTGGCCTTAATATACTTGGTGAGGATGCTATTTCTTTCTATGGA GTCTTTGATGGACATGGAGGGAAAGGAGCATCACAGTTTGTTCGTGATTACTTACCAAAGATCATTGTCGAGGATGCTGATTTTCCCCTGGAACTTGAGAAAGTGGTTACAAGATCTTTTGTAGAGACGGATGCTGCCTTCGCCAAGTCATGCTCTGTTGACTCAGCCTTGTCCTCCGGCACTACTGCACTCACTGCAATGATATTTGGAAG ATCACTACTTGTGGCAAATGCTGGTGATTGTCGAGCAGTTGTATCTCGAGGTGGACTAGCTATAGAAATGTCAAAGGATCACAGACCTTGTTGTGTTACTGAAAGAACTCGCATTGAGTCAGTAGGAGGATTTGTTGATGATGGCTATTTGAATGGACAGTTAGGCGTGAGCCGGGCATTAGGTAACTGGCACATTAAAGGATTGAAGGAGGTTGAGAAGGGCGGACCATTGAGTGCTGAACCTGAACTGAAATTGCTGACGTTGACAAAGGAGGACGAGTTCCTGATTATTGGTAGTGATGGAATATGGGATGTTTTCCGAAGCCAAAATGCAGTTGATTTTGCTCGGAGGAGACTGCAGGAGCATAACAATGTAAAGAGATGCTGCAAGGAAATAGTAGACGAGGCCAAAAAGCGCGGTGCCATAGACAACTTAACAGTAGTCATGGTCTGTTTTCACTCCGAGCCTCCACCTCCAGTTATTTTTCAAAGATCAAGAATAAGGAAAAGTATATCCGCAGAGGGACTTGCAAATCTAAGATCTTTGCTTGAAGATTAG
- the LOC125876334 gene encoding 110 kDa U5 small nuclear ribonucleoprotein component CLO, with protein MDDSLYDEFGNYIGPEIESDQESDREEEDDELPDRSDDERVASDGEQPGASNGWLATQDDIDMDNQVILAEDKKYYPTAEEVYGEEVETLVMDEDEQPLEMPIIKPVKNLKFELGVKDSSTYVSTQFLLGLMSNPALVRNVALVGHIHHGKTLFMDMLVEQTHHISTFDQNSEKHMRYTDTRIDEQERRISIKSVPMSLVLEDSNSKSYLCNIMDAPGHVNFSDEMSAALRLADGAVLIVDAVEGVMVNTERAIRHAILERIPIVLVINKVDRLITELKLPPKDAYFKLKHIVETVNNQITAASSTAGNAQVIDPALGNVCFASATAGWSFTLQSFAKLYVKLHGIAFDANKFALRLWGDFYFDPDTRSFKKKPPASGVERSFVQFVLEPLYKIYSQVIGEHKKSVEATLAELGVTLSNAAYRLNVRPLLRLACSAVFGTATGFTDMLVHHIPSAKAAAARKVEHIYTGPKDSAIYKAMENCDSAGPLMVNVTKLYPKPDCSVFDAFGRVYSGEIMTGQTVRVLGEGYSPDDEEDMTVKEVTKLWVYQARYRIPISKAPPGAWVLIEGVDASIMKTATLCNLEFDEDVYIFRPLQFNTLPVVKTATEPLNPSELPKMVEGLRKISKSYPLAITKVEESGEHTILGTGELYLDSIMKDLRELYSEVEVKVADPVVSFCETVVESSSMKCFAETPNKKNKITMIAEPLERGLAEDIENGVVSIDWPRKKLGEFFQTKYDWDLLAARSIWAFGPDKQGPNILLDDTLSSEVDKSLLNAVKDSIVQGFQWGAREGPLCDEPIRNVKFKIVDAKIAPEPLHRGTGQIIPTARRVAYSAFLMATPRLMEPVYYVEIQTPMDCLSAIYTVLSRRRGHVTADVPQPGTPAYIVKAFLPVIESFGFETDLRYHTQGQAFCLSVFDHWAIVPGDPLDKSIVLRPLEPAPIQHLAREFMVKTRRRKGMSEDVSINKFFDEAMMVELAQQDADLHLQMM; from the exons ATGGATGATAGTTTATATGATGAATTTGGGAACTATATTGGTCCTGAAATAGAGTCTGATCAGGAAAGTGATAGGGAAGAGGAAGACGATGAGCTTCCCGATAGGAGTGATGATGAGAGAGTTGCATCTGATGGTGAGCAGCCTGGTGCGTCAAATGGATGGCTTGCCACTCAAGATGATATTGATATGGATAACCAAGTTATTCTTGCTGAAGACAAGAAATACTATCCAACAGCTGAAGAGGTTTATGGTGAAGAAGTTGAGACGTTGGTCATGGATGAAGATGAACAGCCACTTGAAATGCCAATAATTAAACCGGTGAAGAATCTCAAGTTTGAACTAGGGGTGAAGGATTCGTCCACTTATGTTTCGACTCAGTTTCTCTTAGGTCTGATGTCGAACCCAGCATTGGTTAGAAATGTTGCTCTAGTCGGACACATACATCACGGGAAGACTTTGTTTATGGATATGCTGGTGGAACAAACACACCATATATCTACGTTTGATCAGAACAGTGAGAAGCATATGAGGTATACAGACACAAGAATAGATGAGCAAGAGAGGAGGATATCAATCAAGTCTGTTCCTATGTCACTAGTCTTGGAAGACAGCAATTCAAAGTCTTACCTATGTAACATTATGGATGCTCCCGGCCATGTCAACTTCTCCGATGAAATGTCCGCTGCTTTAAGACTTGCAGATGGGGCAGTTTTGATTGTTGATGCAGTTGAAGGAGTGATG GTAAATACAGAAAGGGCCATTAGGCATGCGATTCTAGAACGTATTCCGATTGTTCTTGTGATCAACAAG GTTGACAGATTGATAACTGAGCTTAAATTGCCACCGAAGGACGCCTACTTCAAATTAAAGCACATAGTTGAAACTGTCAACAATCAAATTACAGCTGCCTCGTCCACAGCTGGAAATGCACAAGTAATTGATCCTGCATTAGGGAATGTCTGCTTTGCAAGTGCAACAGCAGGATGGTCATTCACTCTGCAGTCATTTGCCAAACTGTATGTTAAGCTTCACGGAATTGCATTTGATGCCAACAAGTTTGCTTTGCGGCTTTGGGGGGACTTCTACTTTGATCCTGATACAAGAAGTTTCAAGAAGAAACCGCCTGCAAGTGGGGTTGAAAGATCTTTTGTTCAGTTTGTTCTTGAACCTCTTTACAAAATCTATAGCCAAGTGATCGGAGAGCACAAGAAGAGTGTTGAAGCAACCCTAGCAGAACTTGGGGTGACACTAAGCAATGCAGCTTACCGTCTAAATGTAAGGCCTCTGCTGAGGCTGGCTTGCAGTGCTGTATTTGGAACTGCCACTGGGTTTACTGACATGTTGGTTCATCACATCCCTTCTGCTAAAGCTGCTGCAGCTAGGAAAGTGGAACACATATACACGGGTCCAAAGGATTCAGCAATTTACAAAGCAATGGAGAATTGTGATTCCGCTGGCCCGTTGATGGTTAATGTGACTAAGCTGTATCCGAAACCAGATTGTAGCGTTTTTGATGCTTTTGGTAGGGTTTACAGCGGGGAAATAATGACAGGGCAGACAGTACGTGTTCTGGGTGAGGGCTATTCACCTGATGATGAAGAGGATATGACTGTAAAAGAAGTTACAAAGCTGTGGGTATATCAAGCTAGATACAGGATACCCATAAGTAAGGCTCCTCCAGGTGCATGGGTTCTGATTGAAGGAGTGGATGCCTCAATCATGAAAACTGCTACTCTTTGTAATTTAGAATTTGATGAGGATGTATACATATTTCGCCCCCTCCAGTTTAATACTCTTCCCGTGGTGAAAACAGCAACTGAACCTTTGAATCCTAGCGAATTGCCCAAAATGGTGGAGGGGCTTAGGAAAATCAGCAAGAGTTATCCTCTTGCAATCACAAAGGTTGAAGAGTCCGGTGAACACACAATATTAGGTACCGGTGAATTGTACCTAGATTCCATAATGAAGGACCTTAGGGAGCTTTACTCCGAGGTGGAAGTGAAG GTGGCTGATCCAGTTGTCTCATTCTGTGAAACTGTGGTGGAGTCGTCTTCAATGAAATGTTTTGCTGAAACacctaacaagaaaaataaaatcaccaTG ATTGCTGAACCACTGGAGAGAGGACTTGCTGAGGATATCGAGAACGGTGTTGTAAGCATAGATTGGCCTAGAAAGAAACTAGGTGAATTTTTCCAGACCAAATATGACTGGGATCTTCTTGCTGCACGGTCTATTTGGGCATTTGGACCTGATAAGCAG GGGCCTAACATCTTATTGGATGATACACTCTCAAGTGAAGTCGACAAGAGCTTGTTGAATGCTGTTAAAGATTCCATTGTTCAGGG GTTTCAATGGGGAGCTCGGGAAGGACCCCTCTGCGATGAGCCCATTAGAAATGTTAAATTCAAGATCGTTGATGCGAAGATTGCACCGGAGCCGTTGCATCGTGGAACAGGTCAGATTATTCCAACTGCACGACGTGTAGCCTACTCTGCTTTCCTTATGGCAACACCCAGACTTATGGAACCTGTGTATTATGTGGAG ATCCAAACTCCCATGGATTGTCTCTCTGCTATATACACCGTGTTGTCTCGTAGGCGTGGACACGTTACTGCTGATGTTCCTCAACCTGGAACCCCTGCCTACATTGTCAAG GCATTTTTACCGGTTATTGAGTCCTTTGGTTTTGAAACGGACTTGAGGTATCACACCCAAGGGCAGGCATTTTGTCTTTCAGTATTTGATCATTGGGCTATTGTCCCTGGGGATCCTCTTGACAAGAGCATTGTTCTACGACCACTGGAGCCTGCCCCAATCCAACATCTGGCTCGTGAGTTCATGGTGAAGACAAGGCGTAGAAAG GGAATGAGTGAAGACGTGAGCATCAACAAGTTCTTTGACGAGGCTATGATGGTGGAGCTTGCACAGCAGGATGCAGATCTTCACCTGCAGATGATGTAG